One Arthrobacter sp. FW306-07-I genomic window carries:
- the tig gene encoding trigger factor: protein MKSAVENLTPTRVKLNVEVPFEELKPSIDSAYKTVASQIQVPGFRKGKVPAKLIDQRVGRGYVLETAINEGLNGWYQAAVQESGIRPLSRPEVEITEVPDPSATDGGLKFAAEVDVRPEIELPDYSGIEVQVAAAESSEADVDKALDELRGRFGTLKSVDRPAADGDFLTIDITATIDGEEVDSAAGLSYQVGAGTMLEGMDEAVTGLSADEDAIFDTTLVGGDHAGEAAQVKVVVKAVKERELPEANDDFAQLASEFDTLAELREDLAKQAADSKIVEQGVEARDKVLDKLVELVEVPVPDSVVEEQLEAHFQEGNGHGDGEHDTEEHREEVRANTARAFQNEIILDAIAEKEEVNVSQNELIDYIVTTASQYGMDPNQFAQIIDQSGQVPMMVSEVRRRKALAVVLGQATVTDTEGKAVDLSDFVRPGGEEVPAADAADADAIEADAAETEAVEAEDATAEAKA, encoded by the coding sequence GTGAAGAGCGCTGTCGAGAACCTCACCCCCACGCGGGTCAAGCTCAATGTTGAGGTCCCCTTTGAGGAACTGAAGCCCAGCATCGACTCGGCCTACAAGACTGTTGCCTCGCAGATCCAGGTCCCCGGGTTCCGCAAGGGCAAGGTTCCCGCCAAGCTTATCGACCAGCGCGTCGGCCGCGGCTACGTCCTGGAGACCGCGATTAACGAGGGCCTTAACGGCTGGTACCAGGCTGCCGTGCAGGAGTCCGGCATCCGTCCCCTGAGCCGTCCCGAGGTGGAGATCACCGAGGTGCCCGATCCCTCAGCAACCGACGGCGGCCTGAAGTTCGCCGCCGAGGTTGACGTCCGCCCCGAAATCGAACTCCCGGACTACTCCGGCATCGAGGTCCAGGTTGCGGCTGCCGAATCCTCCGAAGCCGACGTGGACAAGGCCCTCGACGAACTTCGCGGCCGCTTCGGCACCCTGAAGTCCGTCGACCGCCCCGCTGCTGACGGCGACTTCCTCACCATCGACATCACCGCCACCATCGACGGCGAAGAGGTCGACTCCGCTGCCGGCCTGTCCTACCAGGTTGGCGCCGGCACCATGCTCGAGGGCATGGACGAGGCCGTTACCGGCCTGAGCGCCGATGAGGACGCCATCTTTGACACCACGCTGGTGGGCGGCGACCACGCCGGCGAAGCAGCCCAGGTCAAGGTAGTGGTCAAGGCCGTCAAGGAACGCGAACTGCCCGAGGCGAACGATGACTTCGCCCAGCTGGCTTCCGAGTTCGACACCCTCGCCGAGCTGCGCGAAGACCTCGCCAAGCAGGCTGCTGACTCCAAGATCGTGGAGCAGGGCGTTGAGGCCCGCGACAAGGTCCTGGACAAGCTGGTGGAGCTCGTTGAGGTTCCCGTTCCGGATTCCGTCGTCGAAGAGCAGCTCGAAGCGCACTTCCAGGAGGGCAACGGCCACGGAGACGGCGAGCACGACACCGAGGAGCACCGCGAAGAGGTCCGCGCCAACACGGCCCGCGCCTTCCAGAACGAAATCATCCTCGACGCCATCGCGGAGAAGGAAGAAGTCAACGTCAGCCAGAACGAGCTGATCGACTACATCGTCACCACCGCCAGCCAGTACGGCATGGACCCCAACCAGTTCGCCCAGATCATCGATCAGAGCGGCCAGGTGCCCATGATGGTCTCCGAGGTTCGCCGCCGCAAGGCGCTGGCCGTCGTCCTCGGCCAGGCCACGGTGACCGACACCGAGGGCAAGGCAGTGGACCTGAGCGACTTCGTCCGCCCCGGCGGCGAGGAAGTTCCCGCAGCCGATGCAGCCGACGCTGACGCCATCGAAGCTGACGCCGCTGAGACCGAGGCTGTCGAAGCTGAGGACGCCACCGCAGAGGCCAAGGCCTAG
- a CDS encoding ribose-5-phosphate isomerase: MTTTPAFPRVHIATDHAGMELSAHLVSHLTGKGYEVVDHGPKVYDAQDDYPSFCINAALAVVADREAGIHALGIVLGGSGNGEQIAANKVRGIRAALAWNLSTATLAREHNDANVVALGGRQHTVEEATELVEAFLAEPFSNDERHIRRIEKIAVFEATGEVIE, encoded by the coding sequence GTGACCACAACCCCTGCCTTCCCGCGGGTCCACATTGCCACCGACCACGCAGGCATGGAGCTCAGCGCCCACCTGGTGTCCCACCTGACCGGGAAGGGGTACGAGGTGGTGGACCACGGGCCCAAGGTCTACGACGCCCAGGACGACTACCCGTCCTTCTGCATCAACGCGGCCCTTGCCGTAGTAGCGGACCGGGAGGCCGGCATCCACGCCCTGGGCATCGTGCTGGGCGGCTCCGGCAACGGCGAACAGATTGCCGCCAACAAGGTCAGGGGCATCCGCGCCGCCCTCGCCTGGAACCTCTCCACTGCAACCCTGGCCCGCGAGCACAACGATGCCAACGTGGTGGCCCTGGGCGGCCGCCAGCACACGGTGGAAGAAGCCACCGAACTGGTCGAGGCATTCCTGGCCGAACCGTTCAGCAACGATGAACGCCACATCCGCAGGATCGAAAAGATCGCAGTGTTCGAGGCAACCGGCGAGGTCATCGAGTAG
- a CDS encoding Fpg/Nei family DNA glycosylase produces the protein MPEGHSVRRLARQFGDVFTGEALAVSSPQGRFSGGAALLDGRTMVAAEAHGKHLFLHFDNSLVLHVHLGLYGAWSFGGDSTFTGASSIGAPRRVGEQEAFGDPDDDGSAPYAGPPVGAVRVRLAGRHGWADLRGATTCETITAAEADAVLARLGPDPLRNLRGDAGRFAAKLRSRKTPLAALLMDQKVIAGVGNVYRAEVLFRRRLDPWLPGSALPDGDARKLWRDIVAVMTDGVADGRIITTPPKYWRLDGTTAAKAAAAGVPVPAKSAGFPHGDDVHFVYKRQGLPCRVCRTVVLIAELAGRNLYWCPFCQQPQE, from the coding sequence GTGCCTGAAGGCCATTCCGTCCGCAGGCTCGCCCGGCAGTTCGGTGATGTCTTCACCGGCGAGGCCCTGGCCGTGTCCAGTCCGCAGGGCAGGTTCAGCGGGGGAGCGGCGCTGCTGGACGGCCGCACCATGGTCGCCGCCGAGGCACACGGCAAGCACCTGTTCCTGCATTTCGACAACTCGCTGGTGCTGCACGTCCACCTGGGACTGTACGGCGCCTGGAGCTTCGGCGGCGACAGCACCTTCACCGGTGCCTCCAGCATCGGCGCCCCCAGGCGGGTAGGGGAGCAGGAGGCCTTCGGGGACCCGGACGACGACGGCAGCGCACCTTACGCCGGGCCGCCCGTTGGGGCGGTGCGCGTCAGGCTCGCCGGAAGGCACGGCTGGGCGGACCTTCGCGGTGCCACCACCTGTGAAACCATCACCGCAGCGGAAGCGGATGCGGTGCTGGCACGGCTGGGGCCCGACCCGTTGCGGAACCTGCGCGGTGACGCCGGCCGGTTCGCCGCGAAGCTTCGTTCCAGGAAGACCCCGCTCGCAGCCCTGCTCATGGACCAGAAGGTGATTGCCGGCGTCGGGAACGTCTACCGGGCGGAAGTCCTGTTCCGCCGCCGCCTGGACCCGTGGCTCCCCGGAAGCGCGCTGCCGGACGGCGACGCCCGGAAGCTCTGGCGGGACATCGTCGCCGTCATGACCGACGGGGTGGCGGACGGGCGGATCATCACCACCCCGCCCAAGTACTGGAGGCTCGATGGCACCACCGCAGCCAAGGCCGCCGCGGCGGGCGTGCCCGTGCCGGCCAAGAGCGCCGGCTTCCCGCACGGTGACGACGTCCATTTCGTCTACAAGCGGCAGGGCCTGCCGTGCCGGGTGTGCCGCACTGTCGTGCTGATTGCCGAGCTGGCCGGACGGAACCTCTACTGGTGCCCGTTCTGCCAGCAGCCGCAGGAGTAG